One stretch of Diabrotica undecimpunctata isolate CICGRU chromosome 5, icDiaUnde3, whole genome shotgun sequence DNA includes these proteins:
- the LOC140440894 gene encoding uncharacterized protein, whose protein sequence is MSKFNSSRTLRILSLCAQTSEDSNDMQNAINGTSLTAIGDQVQILTNVEIPREDLERDLPEPIPTYDATLMETKNEATEDMEEDILTSEIGIQQRYNGADNVVDGEQVDAENDFSNDDSMQDLTYLPEQIPTYDAALMETPIEATEDSDRESDSYSVSCARKRSANPEQWRRNKVKKLRNSGKSYKSNKGTIMHARQMKEACSQTCRLKCFENSVDIRTHIHLKFWDLGNIKRLYITTHQ, encoded by the exons atgtcaaaatttaatagtTCCAGAACATTGAGGATTTTATCCCTGTGTGCGCAGACAAGTGAGGATAGCAACGACATGCAGA ATGCTATCAATGGTACTTCATTAACTGCTATCGGTGATCAAGTTCAAATTTTAACGAACGTTGAAATACCGAGAGAGGACTTAGAGAGAGATCTCCCAGAACCAATTCCAACTTATGACGCTACATTAATGGAAACAAAAAACGAAGCTACTGAAGATATGGAAGAGGACATTTTGACCAGTGAAATAGGGATTCAACAGAGATACAATGGTGCTGACAACGTTGTAGACGGGGAACAGGTTGATGCAGAAAACGACTTTTCCAATGATGATTCTATGCAAGATCTTACATATCTCCCAGAACAAATTCCAACCTATGACGCTGCATTAATGGAAACACCAATCGAAGCTACTGAAGATAGTGACCGTGAAAGTGACAGTTACAGTGTATCTTGTGCGAGAAAACGAAGTGCAAATCCTGAACAATGGAGACGAAATAAGGTCAAGAAACTTCGCAACTCTGGTAAGTCCTACAAGTCAAATAAAGGTACAATCATGCACGCTCGACAGATGAAAGAAGCTTGTTCTCAAACTTGTcgtttaaaatgttttgaaaattctgTGGATATAAGAACGCATATTCATCTAAAATTTTGGGACCTGGGTAACATAAAGAGACTTTATATCACGACACACCAATGA